A region of [Bacteroides] pectinophilus DNA encodes the following proteins:
- a CDS encoding N-acetylmuramoyl-L-alanine amidase, whose product MGLFTDKRIKARCAAAVCAGMMLFGVSACGASSDAGSNVDLQTQESRVYIGGAEDSSDEHNTAGTGTTDVLLEASVQESMAQTAQNKTEPAVINGRRVYEDGQKIYLDRTWQYSGNSAINSGYAVMYKAAANRKDIIVGVNAGHGTNGGSSVKTWCHPDGSPKTTGGTTAAGAIEAVAVSGGMTFADGTAESTVTLNMAHILKQKLLAEGYDVLMLRDGEDVQLDNVARTVICNNVADCHISLHWDGDGLDYDKGCFYIAVPDAIKTMDPVARIWEEHDVLGSSLISALRAKGAKINGGGSMQIDLTQTSYSTIPSVDIELGNASSRHDDAALAVLGDGLVQGINNYFGW is encoded by the coding sequence ATGGGACTTTTTACGGATAAGCGCATAAAAGCCAGATGTGCAGCGGCTGTATGTGCCGGAATGATGCTCTTTGGCGTAAGTGCGTGCGGCGCATCATCTGATGCCGGCAGTAATGTGGATTTGCAGACACAGGAGAGTCGGGTGTATATTGGCGGTGCAGAGGATTCTTCTGATGAACATAATACTGCCGGGACAGGTACAACTGATGTGCTTCTGGAAGCTTCAGTACAGGAATCTATGGCGCAGACGGCTCAGAATAAGACAGAGCCCGCTGTGATTAACGGACGAAGGGTATATGAGGACGGGCAGAAGATATATCTGGACAGAACATGGCAGTATTCGGGCAATTCTGCCATTAATTCAGGATATGCAGTCATGTATAAGGCGGCTGCCAACCGTAAGGATATAATAGTAGGTGTTAATGCCGGACACGGAACGAATGGCGGCTCATCGGTTAAGACATGGTGCCATCCGGATGGTTCTCCCAAGACTACGGGAGGCACAACGGCAGCAGGGGCTATTGAGGCTGTGGCTGTATCAGGCGGAATGACATTTGCAGACGGGACTGCCGAGAGCACGGTTACACTCAATATGGCGCATATACTTAAGCAGAAGCTTCTTGCAGAGGGATATGATGTGCTTATGCTGCGGGATGGTGAAGATGTGCAGCTTGACAATGTCGCAAGAACAGTTATATGTAACAATGTTGCAGATTGTCATATATCACTTCACTGGGACGGTGACGGACTTGATTATGATAAGGGCTGCTTTTATATTGCGGTGCCGGATGCGATTAAGACAATGGACCCGGTTGCCCGGATATGGGAAGAACATGATGTGCTCGGAAGCAGCCTTATCAGCGCGCTCAGGGCAAAGGGTGCAAAGATTAACGGAGGCGGCAGTATGCAGATAGATCTTACACAGACCTCGTACAGCACAATACCTTCAGTGGATATAGAACTTGGTAATGCATCTTCCAGGCATGATGACGCTGCTCTGGCAGTACTTGGGGACGGACTTGTGCAGGGAATTAATAATTACTTCGGCTGGTAA
- a CDS encoding S24/S26 family peptidase produces MGDSNIQSIEGLLGMGKAVRIKPQGYSMYPLIVPGRDSVIIESTEADGLKRGDVALYRRSSGILVIHRIFRHDADGFYFVGDNQTAVEGPIKAEQIIGVMTVLERNGRSISTDSIIYRAVCMIWLWMRPIRRPVSVTAAFLKKVLGFNIRLVRRWNGKKG; encoded by the coding sequence TTGGGTGACAGTAATATTCAGAGTATAGAAGGATTGCTTGGTATGGGTAAGGCAGTCCGCATAAAGCCACAGGGATACAGCATGTATCCGCTCATTGTGCCGGGAAGGGATTCGGTAATAATTGAGAGCACAGAAGCAGATGGGCTTAAGAGAGGAGATGTGGCTCTTTACAGACGCAGCAGCGGTATACTTGTAATACACCGTATATTCAGGCATGATGCGGATGGTTTCTATTTTGTCGGAGATAATCAGACCGCTGTCGAGGGACCGATTAAGGCAGAACAGATTATAGGCGTTATGACGGTACTTGAACGTAACGGAAGAAGCATAAGTACCGATTCAATTATATATCGTGCTGTATGTATGATATGGCTGTGGATGAGACCGATAAGAAGACCGGTGAGTGTTACGGCGGCTTTTTTAAAGAAAGTACTCGGATTTAATATAAGATTAGTGAGAAGGTGGAACGGTAAGAAAGGATAA
- a CDS encoding ABC transporter ATP-binding protein/permease: MLKHFKERIHFYSGRIRDGRLHEFIAQTLWLYSYVTRYKWQIAAYTLIGLTGTATSLISSIISKDMVDIITGHQTGALVKTFCLFIGFSIGNIIVAQLSSYISNMISLRVDTDIKADIFDKMLVTDWEELSNYHTGDLMTRWSSDASTISNGVLNWVPNLVIYTVKFVSSFAVVIYYDPAFALVAMLGIPVSIVMSRSMLKRIQDNNRNAAQINARMAGFNQETFSNMQTIKAFDLLKVYSMRLRQYQREYRDMKTAYLRLGMLTGIIMSLVGIVVSYSCYALGIYRVWSGAISYGTMTLFLSLANSLTGTLNNLISLVPTAISITTSAGRLMDILSMPKEDYSGREEAAHFYESHRRDGLSVVLKDISYTYHNGRCVFDNACFEAHPHRIAAIVGPSGEGKTSLLRIILALLKPQSGSMCLQAGSDSLAITPSVRQLFSYVPQGNTMFSGTIAENMRAVKPDATDDEIEEALRMACAWDFVNACEDGIYSRIGERGLGFSEGQSQRLSIARALIRHSPILLLDEATSALDEDTENNILTNIMQDSYPRTCIVTTHRPNVLRICSCVYRISDRKCIRQ; encoded by the coding sequence ATGCTTAAGCACTTTAAAGAACGCATACATTTTTACAGTGGGCGCATACGTGACGGACGCCTGCATGAATTCATCGCACAGACGCTGTGGCTGTACTCTTATGTAACCAGATACAAATGGCAGATTGCAGCCTATACGCTTATCGGTCTTACCGGAACTGCCACTTCACTTATAAGCAGTATTATTTCCAAGGACATGGTTGACATAATCACCGGGCATCAGACCGGCGCTCTTGTTAAGACGTTCTGCCTTTTTATAGGATTTTCAATAGGCAATATTATTGTTGCGCAGCTTTCAAGCTACATCTCCAATATGATTTCCCTGAGGGTAGATACTGATATCAAAGCAGATATCTTTGATAAGATGCTTGTCACAGATTGGGAGGAACTTTCCAATTACCATACCGGCGACCTTATGACGAGATGGAGTTCTGATGCATCAACGATATCGAACGGTGTCCTTAACTGGGTTCCCAATCTGGTTATATACACTGTTAAGTTTGTGAGTTCCTTTGCAGTTGTAATATATTATGATCCTGCATTTGCACTCGTTGCCATGCTCGGAATCCCTGTAAGCATAGTAATGTCACGTTCAATGCTTAAGCGCATACAGGACAATAACCGCAATGCAGCACAGATTAATGCGCGCATGGCAGGATTTAACCAGGAAACATTTTCCAACATGCAGACAATAAAGGCTTTTGATCTCCTCAAGGTATATTCAATGCGTCTGAGACAGTACCAGCGCGAATACCGCGATATGAAGACAGCATACCTAAGGCTTGGAATGCTTACGGGAATCATAATGTCACTTGTAGGGATTGTTGTATCCTACAGCTGTTATGCCCTCGGAATATACCGCGTATGGAGCGGAGCCATATCATACGGTACAATGACCCTGTTCCTGTCACTTGCCAATTCTCTTACAGGCACCCTTAATAACCTTATATCGCTTGTCCCGACAGCAATATCAATTACAACATCCGCCGGACGCCTTATGGATATACTCAGCATGCCTAAGGAAGACTATTCCGGAAGAGAAGAAGCCGCACATTTCTATGAAAGCCACAGAAGAGATGGACTTTCTGTTGTACTTAAGGATATAAGTTACACATATCACAACGGACGCTGCGTATTTGATAATGCCTGCTTTGAGGCACACCCTCACCGGATAGCTGCAATCGTCGGTCCTTCAGGTGAAGGCAAGACATCGCTGCTGCGTATAATTCTCGCACTTCTCAAGCCGCAGTCAGGCAGCATGTGTTTACAGGCCGGCAGTGACAGTCTTGCGATAACGCCTTCCGTGCGTCAGCTTTTTTCATATGTGCCTCAGGGCAACACTATGTTCTCCGGGACAATAGCCGAGAATATGCGTGCAGTTAAGCCTGACGCAACAGATGACGAGATTGAAGAAGCACTCAGGATGGCGTGCGCATGGGATTTTGTAAATGCCTGCGAAGATGGAATCTACAGCCGAATCGGCGAACGCGGGTTAGGTTTTTCAGAAGGCCAGTCACAGCGTCTTTCCATTGCCCGCGCACTTATCAGACATTCTCCTATACTGCTTCTTGACGAAGCTACATCCGCGCTTGATGAAGATACAGAAAATAACATTCTCACCAACATAATGCAGGATTCATATCCGCGCACATGCATAGTCACGACCCACCGTCCTAACGTACTCCGTATATGCAGTTGTGTATACAGGATTTCCGACAGGAAGTGCATACGGCAGTAA
- a CDS encoding nucleotidyltransferase family protein: protein MADYKNVLMALSPEEECLLDIVKNSIAGQDSDEGCGCRFMAGFDINRYDADILKEAISLAADHAVLSLIYDSLEEYSDVKAAGAVKAAKKSASTAFIQNNRLLYVTACITKLLADNNVKSVVLKGVSAARYYPSPFLRKSGDIDILAGDGENFECARRLIKGYGYIEKKHQHSQHHAEFVSDEGITIELHRLLAEPFDNQDMNVYMKKLASDMLAGCEMTEIMGYRIPVCTRTQEAYYLLVHMLQHFLRAGFGIKLLCDWVVFWNTCDDEDIRKDFVKMASESGILGFASMVTAVCVEYLGLRKENAAFIAYQDYDRQDVRLFMDEILTAEEFGKSANDRMVVMRGNSPADYMREFHHQMQLNNPKHANKIIMWPYLWAKTLVVFVHNNRNLRRVSTLKVMKKAHARSRIVKNMHIFSTEDGKR, encoded by the coding sequence ATGGCTGATTATAAAAATGTCCTTATGGCATTATCACCGGAAGAGGAATGTCTTCTGGATATCGTGAAGAATTCAATAGCAGGGCAGGATAGTGATGAGGGCTGTGGCTGCAGGTTTATGGCAGGCTTTGACATAAACAGATATGATGCGGATATACTTAAGGAGGCAATATCACTTGCGGCAGATCATGCAGTGCTTTCACTCATATATGACAGCCTTGAGGAATACAGTGATGTTAAGGCTGCGGGTGCGGTTAAGGCAGCAAAGAAGAGCGCTTCAACTGCATTTATACAGAATAACAGGCTTTTGTATGTTACTGCGTGTATAACTAAACTCCTTGCGGATAATAATGTTAAATCTGTTGTGTTAAAGGGTGTGTCTGCAGCAAGGTATTATCCTTCGCCATTCCTCCGCAAGTCGGGAGATATAGACATACTTGCAGGTGACGGTGAGAATTTTGAATGTGCAAGAAGACTGATTAAGGGCTACGGCTATATCGAAAAAAAGCATCAGCATTCACAGCACCATGCGGAGTTCGTATCGGATGAGGGAATCACAATTGAGCTTCACAGGCTGCTTGCGGAACCATTTGATAATCAGGACATGAATGTATATATGAAAAAGCTTGCGAGTGATATGCTTGCCGGCTGTGAGATGACAGAGATTATGGGATACCGGATTCCTGTATGTACAAGGACGCAGGAGGCATATTATCTGCTCGTTCATATGCTGCAGCATTTTTTAAGGGCGGGATTTGGAATTAAGCTTCTCTGCGACTGGGTGGTATTCTGGAATACATGTGATGATGAGGATATCAGGAAAGATTTTGTCAAAATGGCATCAGAGAGCGGAATACTTGGATTCGCATCTATGGTAACGGCAGTCTGTGTTGAATATCTGGGGCTGAGAAAGGAAAATGCAGCATTTATTGCATATCAGGATTATGACAGGCAGGATGTCCGTCTGTTCATGGATGAGATACTCACAGCAGAGGAATTCGGCAAATCAGCGAATGACAGAATGGTTGTTATGAGAGGCAATTCACCGGCTGATTATATGCGTGAGTTTCACCATCAGATGCAGCTTAATAATCCAAAGCATGCGAACAAGATTATTATGTGGCCGTACCTGTGGGCTAAGACATTGGTGGTATTTGTGCATAATAACAGGAATCTGAGGCGTGTATCGACATTGAAGGTAATGAAAAAAGCACATGCAAGAAGCCGTATTGTTAAAAATATGCACATATTCAGTACAGAAGACGGCAAAAGATGA
- a CDS encoding lipopolysaccharide biosynthesis protein, translated as METKSRTEYSAHNTTVAMFSRAFAIVMGYVLRIVFTHTLSASYVGINGLFMDILNILSLSEMGLETAISYALYRPIADNDIEKQKSVMRLFRRFYNTVAVVVFGLGLLVIPFMDVLVKNQQEVGHITFIYILYLVNTSLSYMLVYKKTMMDAHQLMYIGTVYKTTSWAVQDVVQIIFLVTTHNFYIYLFVNIATTLISNILISKKADSLYPFLREHDAKPLPKEEMGANFRNIRAMLMHRLGNVAVNNTDNLILSSVVGIMSVGCYSNYYLVIASVQQVLTGCFQGITASVGNLSVTSDAKKVREVFKSVFFVTHWLYTFAAICLFELLNPFVELSFGKQYVFAEEIVLVLCINFFLTGMRKAALVFRDSIGLFWFDRHNAVITAVLNLVISIILAKRLGTIGVFMGTTISMLMTTVWVEPYVLYKHHFKAPVSEYFIRYAAYVIEAAAVWFVTHMICSHINGGCIYEIIVRGIICVIVPNIIICVIHYRTPEFRFVAGKIKQLVEKRIHG; from the coding sequence ATGGAAACAAAAAGCAGGACAGAATATTCCGCACATAATACGACAGTTGCAATGTTTTCAAGGGCATTTGCAATAGTGATGGGCTATGTGCTGAGAATAGTATTTACACATACTCTCAGCGCAAGCTACGTCGGCATTAACGGACTGTTCATGGATATTCTTAATATACTGTCGCTCTCGGAGATGGGGCTTGAGACAGCGATATCATACGCACTGTACCGTCCGATAGCGGATAATGACATTGAGAAACAGAAGTCTGTTATGCGGCTGTTCAGGAGGTTCTACAACACGGTTGCGGTTGTTGTGTTCGGACTTGGACTTCTCGTGATTCCGTTTATGGATGTCCTTGTGAAGAATCAGCAGGAAGTTGGGCATATTACATTTATTTACATATTGTATCTTGTAAATACATCACTGTCATATATGCTTGTCTACAAAAAGACTATGATGGACGCGCACCAGCTTATGTATATAGGAACGGTGTACAAGACTACGTCATGGGCTGTTCAGGACGTTGTGCAGATAATATTCTTAGTGACAACACATAATTTTTATATCTATCTTTTTGTGAATATTGCGACAACGCTTATATCCAACATCCTTATATCGAAAAAGGCAGATTCGCTGTATCCGTTTCTTCGGGAGCATGACGCAAAGCCGCTGCCGAAGGAGGAGATGGGTGCCAATTTCCGTAATATACGGGCAATGCTCATGCACAGGCTTGGCAATGTTGCGGTCAATAATACGGATAACCTGATTCTTTCTTCTGTTGTCGGAATTATGAGCGTCGGCTGTTATTCTAATTACTATCTGGTCATTGCGTCCGTGCAGCAGGTGCTTACAGGATGTTTTCAGGGGATTACGGCAAGTGTTGGCAATCTGAGTGTTACGTCTGATGCAAAGAAAGTCAGAGAGGTGTTTAAATCGGTATTCTTTGTGACACACTGGCTGTATACATTTGCGGCAATCTGCCTGTTTGAGCTGCTTAATCCGTTTGTTGAGCTGAGCTTCGGAAAGCAGTATGTATTTGCTGAAGAGATAGTTCTTGTGCTCTGTATCAATTTTTTTCTTACCGGTATGCGCAAGGCGGCGCTTGTATTCCGTGATTCAATTGGGCTGTTCTGGTTTGACAGGCATAACGCGGTAATAACGGCGGTGCTGAACCTTGTTATATCAATAATACTGGCAAAGCGGCTCGGAACGATAGGCGTATTTATGGGAACAACGATAAGCATGCTGATGACAACCGTATGGGTGGAACCGTATGTGCTTTATAAGCATCATTTTAAAGCGCCTGTCAGTGAGTATTTTATCAGATATGCGGCATATGTAATTGAAGCGGCGGCAGTGTGGTTTGTCACGCATATGATATGCTCACATATAAACGGCGGATGCATATATGAGATTATAGTACGCGGGATAATATGTGTTATTGTACCGAATATTATTATATGTGTGATACATTACAGAACACCTGAGTTCAGGTTCGTGGCAGGCAAGATAAAGCAACTTGTGGAGAAGAGGATTCATGGCTGA
- a CDS encoding Stealth CR1 domain-containing protein → MADNSSDNERIDFVIPWVDGSDPEWLKERNAVSSDIGKSVSSEGRCGSDSLKNGDSIEDNSGARYYSWDNLQYWFRGVEKFAPWVNKIHFVTWGHIPPWMNTDAPKLHIVNHKDYIPEQFLPTFNSNTIELNFHRIEGLSEKFVYFNDDVFLLKPAAKEDFFRNGRPRDMLAFQPVVANPANPVMSHILLNNALVLSKYFDKRENVKKQPGSYFKPGYPLLYFGYNLLELAFPLFTGFYDTHGPAAFCKSTFGKVWELENDILTQTCSHHFRGDDVNQYLIRDWQKLSGNFTPANIAEGLSYCELPGGADRAADIIRKQKARVICINDSDRVTDFEGIKNKINSAFESILPDKSSFER, encoded by the coding sequence ATGGCAGATAATTCATCAGACAATGAGAGAATAGATTTTGTGATACCCTGGGTGGATGGTTCCGACCCTGAATGGCTCAAAGAAAGAAATGCAGTGTCATCAGACATTGGTAAAAGTGTGTCATCAGAGGGCAGATGCGGGAGTGATAGCCTTAAAAACGGTGATTCCATAGAAGACAACAGCGGTGCGAGGTATTACAGCTGGGACAATCTGCAATACTGGTTCCGCGGGGTCGAGAAGTTTGCACCGTGGGTTAATAAGATACATTTTGTGACGTGGGGACATATTCCGCCGTGGATGAATACGGATGCTCCGAAGCTGCATATCGTAAATCATAAGGATTACATACCAGAGCAGTTCCTGCCTACATTTAACTCGAATACAATCGAGCTTAATTTTCACAGGATAGAGGGGCTTTCGGAAAAATTTGTATATTTTAATGATGATGTTTTTCTGTTAAAGCCGGCAGCCAAAGAAGACTTCTTTAGAAACGGCAGACCGCGCGATATGCTGGCATTCCAGCCTGTTGTGGCTAATCCTGCCAATCCGGTCATGTCACATATACTGCTCAATAATGCACTTGTGCTAAGTAAGTATTTTGACAAAAGAGAGAATGTTAAGAAGCAGCCGGGAAGCTACTTCAAACCGGGGTATCCGCTGCTTTATTTCGGATATAATCTGCTGGAGCTGGCATTTCCGCTATTCACGGGATTTTATGATACACATGGACCTGCGGCATTTTGCAAAAGTACATTCGGAAAGGTGTGGGAGCTTGAAAATGATATTCTCACGCAGACATGCAGCCACCACTTCCGCGGGGATGATGTGAATCAGTATCTTATCCGTGACTGGCAGAAGCTGAGCGGTAATTTTACACCGGCGAATATTGCGGAGGGCCTGAGCTATTGTGAACTTCCGGGCGGAGCAGACAGGGCGGCGGACATAATAAGAAAGCAGAAGGCGCGTGTAATCTGCATAAATGATTCCGACCGCGTAACAGATTTTGAGGGAATAAAGAATAAGATTAATTCGGCATTTGAGAGCATACTGCCGGATAAATCCTCGTTTGAAAGGTAA
- a CDS encoding DUF4832 domain-containing protein gives MKNHSRIHIIRMRSLVIAAVTAALAIAAALCIYTGLNIIRVGYDSAKFSESAKELNNPYRGWYCLYGYRLTSGASGAVPDLTSKLELETDRDPQSNRLVLIEINLAAFRDSRIDRQGLAQIDTILSAWERTGKSIILRFLYDWDGLAVQSEPDSIDIIMQHMRDTADIVNRHAGSIYTMQGLFTGNCGEMTGSRYMSSDDIQALARCLASSTLSSIKLAVRTPAQWRTIPQDCSYRFGLFNDGMTGSVYDLGTYSDRTVTSDYTSRWARADELAFQNNLCRYAPNGGEAVIDNIYNDYPGVITDLSTMGISYLNSMHDAAVLNKWKSVTYNTGDISEAGIDKNTVYNGMSVYDYISMHLGYRYLVTGSRLEAVSFPGTLRKMRTLTVSICNMGFAGCYNDFDLNITLYDNNNTAAAVLTPDDFDMKSLTGGSFSDVTFTFDSSQLAEGTYTAVLTCTDRMTGERIDFSNENDRDDGGVTVGYIKRSPTW, from the coding sequence ATGAAAAATCATTCCAGAATTCATATAATCCGGATGCGTTCACTTGTCATTGCGGCTGTAACTGCTGCACTTGCCATTGCCGCTGCATTATGCATTTATACCGGTCTGAATATTATACGCGTTGGATATGACAGCGCCAAGTTCTCTGAATCTGCAAAAGAGCTTAATAATCCATACAGGGGATGGTACTGTCTGTACGGCTACCGCCTGACTTCAGGCGCTTCCGGTGCTGTTCCCGATCTCACATCAAAGCTTGAGCTTGAAACAGACCGCGACCCACAGTCTAACCGCCTTGTCCTTATCGAGATTAATCTTGCCGCATTCAGGGATTCCCGGATAGACAGGCAGGGACTTGCGCAGATAGACACTATCCTGTCTGCATGGGAGCGTACCGGCAAAAGTATAATTCTTCGTTTTCTCTATGACTGGGACGGACTTGCAGTACAGAGTGAACCTGACAGCATAGACATCATTATGCAGCACATGCGTGATACCGCAGATATAGTCAACAGACATGCCGGTTCCATATATACGATGCAGGGGCTTTTTACCGGAAACTGCGGTGAGATGACAGGCTCCCGTTACATGAGCAGTGATGATATACAGGCGCTTGCCCGCTGCCTTGCCTCTTCAACTCTGTCCTCAATAAAGCTTGCGGTACGCACTCCTGCACAATGGCGCACAATTCCTCAGGACTGCTCTTACCGCTTCGGTCTGTTCAATGACGGGATGACCGGTTCGGTCTATGACCTCGGAACCTACAGTGACCGCACCGTTACTTCAGATTATACCTCAAGATGGGCGCGTGCCGATGAACTTGCCTTCCAGAATAATCTGTGCCGCTATGCTCCTAACGGAGGTGAGGCAGTTATCGACAACATTTACAATGATTATCCCGGTGTGATTACTGACCTTAGCACAATGGGGATATCGTACCTTAACTCAATGCACGATGCTGCCGTACTCAACAAATGGAAGTCCGTCACCTACAACACCGGTGACATTAGCGAAGCCGGCATTGATAAAAATACCGTCTACAACGGCATGTCTGTGTATGATTATATCTCCATGCATCTTGGCTACCGCTACCTTGTTACCGGCAGCAGGCTTGAAGCTGTAAGCTTCCCCGGAACTTTACGCAAAATGCGTACTCTGACCGTAAGTATATGCAACATGGGCTTTGCCGGCTGCTACAACGATTTTGACCTGAATATCACTCTATATGACAATAATAATACTGCTGCTGCCGTGTTAACCCCTGACGATTTTGATATGAAGAGCCTCACCGGAGGAAGCTTCTCCGATGTTACTTTTACATTTGATTCGTCACAGCTTGCAGAAGGAACTTATACTGCGGTGCTTACATGTACTGACCGCATGACTGGGGAAAGAATAGATTTTTCCAACGAAAATGACAGAGATGACGGCGGGGTCACGGTCGGTTATATAAAAAGGAGTCCCACGTGGTAA
- a CDS encoding Fic family protein, protein MGEYRPPFTITNKMLSYVSSISEKIGRISVIGNLESKPHLRKNNRIKSIHSSLKIEANSLTLGQVRDVINGKAVLGEQKEIQEVKNAYTAYEHLVEINPYDIRHLKKFHGIMTKYLVEESGEFRSGEEGVFNGEQCIFMAPPARFVPQLMNDLFAWMKEARKDIHPLILSSVFHYEFVFIHPFADGNGRMARLWHTAILSKWKQVFEYIPIESRIEKFQDEYYDAIAQCHVAGESTIFVEFMLSQIDKILDDISIQINGENEYLPETVQKLLEVMEYEIPYTGNALMEKLGLKAKEGFRRNYLHPAIEMNLIRMTIPDKPNSRNQRYVRT, encoded by the coding sequence ATGGGTGAATATAGGCCGCCTTTTACAATAACAAACAAAATGCTGTCATATGTATCATCAATTTCTGAAAAAATAGGACGGATATCTGTAATAGGTAATCTGGAATCGAAACCACATTTGAGGAAGAATAACAGAATTAAGTCGATTCATTCTTCTTTGAAGATTGAAGCGAACTCGCTGACTTTGGGACAGGTTCGTGATGTAATTAACGGCAAGGCTGTATTAGGTGAACAAAAAGAAATTCAGGAGGTGAAAAATGCATATACAGCATATGAGCATCTTGTGGAGATTAATCCCTATGATATTCGGCATTTAAAAAAGTTTCATGGAATAATGACAAAGTATCTTGTGGAAGAATCCGGTGAATTTCGTTCTGGAGAAGAAGGGGTTTTTAATGGTGAACAATGCATCTTTATGGCACCTCCGGCACGATTTGTACCGCAGCTTATGAATGATTTATTTGCATGGATGAAGGAAGCACGAAAGGATATTCATCCGTTGATTTTAAGCAGTGTATTTCATTATGAGTTTGTATTTATTCACCCGTTTGCTGACGGTAACGGCAGAATGGCAAGATTATGGCACACTGCCATTTTATCAAAATGGAAACAGGTATTTGAATATATTCCGATTGAGAGCCGGATTGAAAAATTTCAGGACGAATATTATGATGCTATTGCTCAGTGCCATGTTGCAGGAGAATCAACAATTTTTGTTGAATTTATGTTATCTCAGATTGATAAGATTCTTGATGATATTTCTATTCAGATTAACGGGGAAAATGAATATCTTCCTGAAACGGTACAAAAATTGCTTGAGGTTATGGAATATGAGATTCCTTACACCGGCAATGCTCTTATGGAGAAGCTCGGACTAAAGGCAAAGGAAGGATTCAGAAGAAATTATCTTCATCCGGCAATTGAGATGAATTTGATTCGTATGACGATACCTGATAAGCCAAATAGCAGAAATCAGAGGTATGTAAGAACGTAA